Part of the Paracoccus sp. MC1862 genome, GAGGGTGCATATGGTCCACTTTTGACGACTCTTTATGGCCGAGATCGTCCGAGGCGTGAAAAGCTCACAATAAATGACATCGCCGACGAGGTTATCGCGATTTATCATGAAGGAACGGTGCGGCCGACTCGAAAATGGGTGCGCGAGACCTACCTGCCTAACGAGAAATACGAGACCTTCCAAGCCGTTTGGAAAGAAATCACTGCCCGCTGCCCAGACTTGGCGCAGGGCGGGCGACCCAAGAAACCTGAACAAAATACCACAGTAAATCTGAAATAAACCTGAAATAAACCTGGAAAAATCGTCGCACTTTCAATTTGCATTCTCCCGCGACCCCCTCCTAATATGAACTTAGATTGAATACTCGATAGAAGGAGACGGCAAATGGCGCAGGGCGACCTCGTCCCGAAGACTGCAATGCTTCCGGTCCTTGTTACTCAGGAGGAAGCCGCTAATATTCTCGGAGTATCCAAGAAATGGCTCGAACGTGATCGCTGGGCTGAACGCCGCATTCCTTATGTTAAGATAGGCCGCGGCGTTCGGTATCGGATTACCGACATTGCCGCCTACATTGAGGCAAACGTTCAAGCCGCCTGAGTTACCATCTAACCTGCCGGCTGTGGGCTACGTCAGCCTAGCGTCCTACTTAGGACGTCAGGCAGCGGCCAAGGTGACCGTGCTCCGGCCGCTCCCCCGGCTCATGACCTTCACCTGAACGGGTATGCGTTCCTTCATCGCCGCGACATGGCTGATGACGCCGATCGTCCGCCCTTGGCTCTGGAGTCGCTCCAGGGCATTGATCGCAAGATCGAGGCTTTCACTATCGAGCGAGCCGAAGCCCTCGTCGATGAAGAGGGTTGTGGGCATCCCGCCCTGCCCACCCATGCGCGAGAGCGCCAGGGCGAGAGACAACGAGACGAAGAAGCGCTCGCCGCCCGAGAGGCTGCGCGTCGATCGCACCTCGCCGGCCATGTCGGCATCGATCACATGCAGCGCCAGGCCCTCGGCCTGCGCCAAGCGATAGCGCGGCTTCAGCTCGGCAAGATGCTGGTTGGCCCGCTCGACCAGCATGCCCAGCGTCACGGCTTGGGCGATCCGGGCAAACTTGTCGCCTGAGCGCGAGCCAACGGCATGGTTCACTGCCGTCCAGGTGTCGTTTTCCAGCTTCGCTGCCTCGATCTGGCGGTCGAGATCCGCTAGGCTGGCGCGCGCCAGGTCATCGGTGACGATCATGTTGCTGATCGCGCCCATGCGCTCGCGCCGGGCGGCCTGGGCGGTCTCGATCTCGCCGGAGATTGCACGCAACGTCTCGGCATCGCGCTCCGGCACCCCGGCTTCCAGCAGCGCCGTGTAGTCCAGGCTGCGGTCATGCGCCGTCGTCGCCGTGCGGGTGACAGCCTGGTCGAGCTCCTGCAGCTTCTGCCGCAGTGCCCGGATCTCCTCGGACCGCATGGCAAGGATGCCCGCGAGCCGCTCCGGCGTGAGCCCCGCGGACTGCAGGGCCTCGGCAAGGGTGCTCTCGGCCGCGGTGACGCGCCGCCATGCATCTTCCAGGGCCGCGGTCACGCCCTCCTGCCGCGAAGTGGCGGTGGCGAGCTTCGTGGCGGCTTCCGACAGGGCCGTGACGGCGCCGTCGCGCACGTCCTGCGCCTCCAGCCGGATATTGTTCCAGCGGGTGCGATGGGCGCCGGTCTCCTCGCCATCAAGGAGCTGCGACCGCTCGCTTTTCAGCCCGGCCAAAGCATCGCGCCGGCCGCTGGCCATGGCGCTGGCCTTCTCCAAGCCTTGGGTCGCAGCCTCGCACGAGGCCCCTGCGCTCGCGATCTTCGGTCCCAGCTCGGCCAAGTGCTTCTCGGCCTTATCCCGCGCCTTGCAGCTGGCATCCCAAGCCCCAACCATGGCCTTCAGCCTTTCCTGGATCCCGGCTGCGGGTCATCGAGGGAGGGAGCCTCGAGCCCGAGGACATCCAGGCAGGGGGCGAGCCTGTCATCAAGGCCGGCGATGATCATCCCGGCCTGGCCGATCTTCTCCTCCTGCACGGCAATCTGCCGCTCGGCATCGGCGATGTCGCGGGCGAGCTGCGCCATGCTGACGGCACGCTTGTCCCGGCCGGCCGCCAAGACATCGCGGGTCCTGCGCTCCCCGTCGCTGCTGCGCCGCAGCCGGGTGCTCTTACGGATGGCCTCCTGAAGCTCGGACCGGCGGGCGGAGATACTGGCCTGCAGGGCTTCGATCGCCTGGATCGTCCAGCCATCACCGGGCTCTGCGATCCCGGCATCCATTGTTGCCAGCTTATCCGCCGCAGCAGCCAGGGCCTTGCGCGCCGTCTCGGCACGGCTCTCCGCGGCAACCACGGCATTCCGGGCCTGGGCCGCGCGGGCCTCGTGCTCTGCCTTGGCTCGGCCGGCTTCGACATATTCCTGCTTGGCATCCTCATGTGCCTTGCGGGCGGCCTGCATCTCCAGGCGCAGGGCCTCGGCGGCCGCGGCCCGGCCGGGATCGGCCAGGAAGGGATGCTCGGTCCCGCCGCAGACAGGGCAAGGCTCACCCTGCTCAAGACCGGCCCTCATCTGCGCCGCGGCCGCCGAGGCCGCATCTTCGGCGCGCTCGAGGGGCTTCCGGAGTGCCTCGACGGCGCCCGCAGCCTTCAGTCCCTTCTCCTTGATCTGCTCCAGACGCGCAGCCTCTGCCCCGGCCAGGGCCAAGGCATCCTTCTGCTGGGCCGCCGCCGTTGCGGCTTCCCCGCTGGCACGCTGCAGGTCGCGCGCCTCGCGGAGCATGCCGGCGAGATGGTCTCCGGCCCTGCCCAGCCTTCCATCCTCCTGCGCGGGTTCGGCCTTCTCGATCTCCTCGATCTCCGTGGTGAGCTCGGAAATCCGCTCGTCATGGAGCTGGATGGCGGCGAGGTCCTCTCGGTCCTTCTCCTGCAGCAGCGTGTGCTCGTCCGCGGCCTTCTGCTGGCGCTTCTTCTGCTCCTCGAGAGCCGCCTCGGCAGCCTCGCGTTCAACGCGCTGGGCATTCCTCCGGCCGAAGCAGTCGGAGATGTCCGTCCAGGATGCCGCGACCGGCTCGATCCCGGCCATGTCCTTCAGCTTCGAGATGGCCGCATCCCGGTTGCTGCGGGCCGCCTTCTCTTCCTCTCCCAGTGACCGGAGCGTGGCCGACCGGCTCTGCTGCTCGGCCTTGGCCGCGCCCTCCAGCCTTTCCGCCTCCGCCAGCTCCAACGCAGCAGTTTCAATGGCGCTGTCGAGCCGCGAAGCTTCGGTCCAGACCGGTCCAAAGCCCTTGAAGCCTGCCTCGGCCTCGTCATGGGCCTTGCTGGCCGCCTCTTTGGCAGACTGGGCTGCCTGCAAGTCGTCCTGAGCCTTGGTCAGGTCGATGTCTGCCTGTTTCAGCGTCGCCTCGGCACCGGCAGCATCGCGCCGGCACTGCGCCACGGCATCATTGCGGTCGCGCAGCGGCAGGCCCTTGTCGATCTCCTCCAGCCGGGCCCTGTCCGCGGCGGCTCCGGCCTGTGCCTGCAGCGCGGCTTCGGCGGCGCTGGTGGCGGCATCGCGCCGCTGGCGGGCGGTCTCGATCTCGGCGTGGCGCCGCAGGTCGGCCTGAACGCCCGCGAGCTGCTCCTGGTCAGCCTGAAGCGCGGCGGACAGTTCCGCGTTCTCAGCCGCAAGTCCGGCCCGTTCCTCGTCA contains:
- a CDS encoding helix-turn-helix domain-containing protein: MAQGDLVPKTAMLPVLVTQEEAANILGVSKKWLERDRWAERRIPYVKIGRGVRYRITDIAAYIEANVQAA
- a CDS encoding SbcC/MukB-like Walker B domain-containing protein, which codes for MVGAWDASCKARDKAEKHLAELGPKIASAGASCEAATQGLEKASAMASGRRDALAGLKSERSQLLDGEETGAHRTRWNNIRLEAQDVRDGAVTALSEAATKLATATSRQEGVTAALEDAWRRVTAAESTLAEALQSAGLTPERLAGILAMRSEEIRALRQKLQELDQAVTRTATTAHDRSLDYTALLEAGVPERDAETLRAISGEIETAQAARRERMGAISNMIVTDDLARASLADLDRQIEAAKLENDTWTAVNHAVGSRSGDKFARIAQAVTLGMLVERANQHLAELKPRYRLAQAEGLALHVIDADMAGEVRSTRSLSGGERFFVSLSLALALSRMGGQGGMPTTLFIDEGFGSLDSESLDLAINALERLQSQGRTIGVISHVAAMKERIPVQVKVMSRGSGRSTVTLAAA
- a CDS encoding AAA family ATPase, with protein sequence MQILAIRGENLASLAERFEIDLTAEPLRSAGLFAITGETGAGKSTILDAMCLALFDDCPRLNGGGVDDEVPDISGVAVRSKDSKGILRRGASLGWAEVDFIGLDSEHYRAYWAARRAHNRADGRLQNVDRRLTRLSDDQVLSTQLTTVNNEVVRLGGRTFEEFRRTVLLAQGDFDAFLRAGTAERAATLEKVTGTEIYRTISRTVYDRAAAAKAALETLEARRGERKVLSDEERAGLAAENAELSAALQADQEQLAGVQADLRRHAEIETARQRRDAATSAAEAALQAQAGAAADRARLEEIDKGLPLRDRNDAVAQCRRDAAGAEATLKQADIDLTKAQDDLQAAQSAKEAASKAHDEAEAGFKGFGPVWTEASRLDSAIETAALELAEAERLEGAAKAEQQSRSATLRSLGEEEKAARSNRDAAISKLKDMAGIEPVAASWTDISDCFGRRNAQRVEREAAEAALEEQKKRQQKAADEHTLLQEKDREDLAAIQLHDERISELTTEIEEIEKAEPAQEDGRLGRAGDHLAGMLREARDLQRASGEAATAAAQQKDALALAGAEAARLEQIKEKGLKAAGAVEALRKPLERAEDAASAAAAQMRAGLEQGEPCPVCGGTEHPFLADPGRAAAAEALRLEMQAARKAHEDAKQEYVEAGRAKAEHEARAAQARNAVVAAESRAETARKALAAAADKLATMDAGIAEPGDGWTIQAIEALQASISARRSELQEAIRKSTRLRRSSDGERRTRDVLAAGRDKRAVSMAQLARDIADAERQIAVQEEKIGQAGMIIAGLDDRLAPCLDVLGLEAPSLDDPQPGSRKG